In Candidatus Manganitrophus morganii, the genomic window TCCGGCCGTTGATTTATGATCCGGCGGGGAGCGCCTCCGATGTCTCTCGTGAAGGAAGGATCGAATGGACGCCGGGAGGGATGTTGATCCTGGCCGGCGGAAAGTTCACCCTCTTTCGATCGACCGCTGAAAAGGCCGTTGATGCCGTCGTAAAGAAGGCGCCCGACCTGAAGGCCCATCCACGGCCTCCCAGCGATCCTTCACTCTATGGCGGGGAGATGCCATCCCTGATCGAGTATCTGAAGGAAGAAGCGCCGCCTGCCCGGGAGCAGTATCACCTCAGCAACGAGGGAATCCGGTATCTAATCGGGGCCTATGGAACGAAGTTCCATGCGGTCCTTGCTTTGGGAAAACAAGAAAAAGGATTGCTCAAACCGCTCACCCCACTAGGATATCCCTTCCTGGCGGAGGCGGTCTATGCGGTCCGGGTGGAGATGGCGAAGCATCTCTCCGATTTCATGCGGCGGCGGACGGCACTGGCGCTCGGCCCCTACAAGCGGGATTCAAACATGATTATTCAGATCGCGGAACAGATGGGACAAATACTCGGTTGGAACCGGGAGCAAATACAAAGCGAGATCGACGACTACCAGCGGGAGGTGGAGTAAGTGGAGAGCGACATCGAGGCGGTCCGAAAAGCGAATGAGACCTTCTACCAGGCCTTTGAAAAACTCGATATCCAGGAGATGGACGCCCTCTGGATCAAGGAAGATTACGTCAAATGCATTCATCCCGGGTGGGAAGTGCGCAGCGGTTGGGCGGAAGTTCGCGACAGTTGGGTGCTGATCTTCAACCATACCTATCAGATTAAATTTTCCGTCAACCTGATCGACATTGTTGTCAAATCGGATTGGGCCTGGGTCGTCTGTCTTGAGATGATCTCCACGCAGGATCAGGGAAGATGGGTCGAGGGGAGGGTCCTCTCCACCAATCTCTTCGAGCGGCGCGACGGGCGATGGCTGTTGATTCATCATCATGGCTCTCCCCTTCTCTCTCTGGAGGAAGAACACGAGGAGGAAGAGGGGGAAGGGGAAGAAGAGCTGCCGATGATCGACGAAGAAACCCCGCCCGAAGAGACCCCTTAAACCGGCCGATGGCCTAGAAATATAAAGCGGCCATCGAGCAGTCCGCTTCGCATTTTTATTGGAACCATGGGAAGAATTCAGGAAATCGCATTTTTGGTCTTCGGACAGATGGCAGTGGGGGGGGCTTTTCTCCTCTCGCTTCCCTCTCTTGAAGCCGTTGGGCTTGGGTTCTTCAGGACGAACGGACTGGTTTTTCTTCTCACCCTTCTCCTGGGACTTTTTCTCTTCCCGGTTTCATTTTCCGCGGAATTGGAATGGAGCGGCGTGATCCTTTTATGTTACTCCCTCTTCGCCCTTCTTCTTTTCATCTACAACCTTCGTCTCTGGTTTCGCCATCCGCACCACAGCCGGCCCCTTCTCTGGGGGGCGACCGGCGTGGGGGTGGTCGCCATCCTCGCGAGCGTCGGCTACTATCTCCCCGCGTC contains:
- a CDS encoding nuclear transport factor 2 family protein codes for the protein MESDIEAVRKANETFYQAFEKLDIQEMDALWIKEDYVKCIHPGWEVRSGWAEVRDSWVLIFNHTYQIKFSVNLIDIVVKSDWAWVVCLEMISTQDQGRWVEGRVLSTNLFERRDGRWLLIHHHGSPLLSLEEEHEEEEGEGEEELPMIDEETPPEETP